In Ailuropoda melanoleuca isolate Jingjing chromosome 7, ASM200744v2, whole genome shotgun sequence, one genomic interval encodes:
- the SEC16A gene encoding protein transport protein Sec16A isoform X2, giving the protein MQPPPQAAPSGVVGPPPAGTPQSMFWSNRPYRRQANNNAPVTPITCPLQPVTDPFAFSRQTLQNTSLGGSSKSSPPMLQGPAPPAFLQRPGLPVPHTNSGDTPQGPVSQPRADGGLFASVLTPSAPSEPEVNRSAEVAPSSEPEVQTLPYSQYIPGAGADSSHGGHPHTNVLGPDRLLSSQNPPDSAAALAPSPFFPQPRQQMPGQWGPGQGGPQPSGQHYWPRPEGPVQNAVPHTSSVSQFPAPANPHLGPGHEQFSSLVSLPGSLASDGSNEVAYLQSGNHSRNNFDPENAFRQNSRAGNTWASQELRPSPGVNKEQLPDLALVNPLAQGNSPESHLHYPPGAGTSRALSEADSGALSMFFQGGETENEENLSSEKTDTAGQSDFDGFSPSPALGHPPVHVGAGGIYQALPKGSNSEAAQQGGHPQPYFFQSAGAQPDRPTAASAAVAAWGSAASAGAHAASSSQSENVEDLEFIQNQEVLPSEPLSLDPSSPSDQVRYGPLPGPAVPRLGVVGHAGGGGPNLEAPDSTPHPVRSDSVSSGYSSKSHRNLSSAARPQDVGTFIQQEVGKPEDESSGSFFKQIDSSPVGGETNGTTVSQNHHSSLSQTSAPSPPKPTGIFQTSANSSFEPVKSHLVGVKPVEADRANVVGEVRGTIAHQKQCRPAAAPPDTSPGNLEQPPDNMETLFTLQACSPPFPVPVEPGYGLVHAGGPPLETVPLAAEKRPLARAQGAVKCDSPVTTLWAQNELPDFGGNVLLAPAAPALHVPVKSQPSEVIQPPDEGTSAPQSQQPGSGLPLHSGDGIGASENLENPPKMGEEEALPSQASSGYASLLSSPPTESLQNQPVLIAQPDQSYNLAQPINFSVSLSSPNEKNQPWRDGLVGDKPSASSRAVGGDSGDSAPVSGIVAGSLTRSPLPTSLTHSSFPQVPGTLEIVSNQPANLLVQPPPHPVPKNLLSESQKIGNAKNVLPELVCSPAGSAGVMLVPPANATSVPAGNKADHSSHWEEASGALDFTLNRTLENPLRMYSPSHSDSSACQHTVSSHPRQPGPGPHNSDHFYQQVTKDAQEQRGPERAQQEPAPPPPQGPKATCTDPSNPGGPPVQGQPQNSVPPPASPAPADAGQPLPPRPPRSSSASVVSTSSSQAAMRSDQHWLQPPPPDLASYYYYRPLYDGYQSHYPSPYPPEPGTAPLYYQDVYGLYEPRYRPYDSAASAYAESYRYSEPERPSSRASHCSDRPAARPGYPDGYYSSKSGWSSQSDHYADYYSGQYDYADPGRWDRCHYGSRFRDPRTWDRRYWYDAEYDAYRKESYAYGDRPERYDDPWRYDPRFTGSFDDDPEPHRDPYGEEADRRSVHSERSAQSLRSSFSSHSRQSQVYRNHGVTAAPYEAPHPPGSLPGDYAYGAYGSNFGGAQGFPEYGYPAEAGWPSTEQAPSRPTSPEKFSVPHVCARFGPGGQLIKVIPNLPSEGQPTLVEIHSMETLLQHTPEQEELRSFPGPLGKDDTHKVDVINFAQNKATKCLQNENLIDKESASLLWNFIVLLCRQNGTVVGTDLAELLLRDHKTAWLPGKSPNEANLIDFTNEAVEQVEEEESGEAQLSFLTDSQAASSSALEKETERFRELLLYGRKKDALESAMKNALWGHALLLASKMDSRTHARVMTRFANSLPINDPLQTVYQLMSGRMPAASTCCGDEKWGDWRPHLAMVLSNLSSNVDVESRAMATMGDTLASKGLLDAAHFCYLMAQVGLGLYTKKTTKLVLIGSNHSLPFLKFATNEAIQRTEAYEYARSLGAQTCSFPSFQVFKFIYSCRLAEMGLATQAFHYCEVIAKSILLQPHKYSPVLISQLVQIASQLRLFDPQLREKPEEEAFVEPAWLVRLQSVDKQVKEGATAWSQDGTFPQRCPSTPSSEAGQYDGPALSQPGGPGTGNPLLAPPVPSTEHFGQGVRLLPSAPPTLPDSHLALPARVPLFPVPSPPGPVELGPGCGPSGAALSFPEPSGPDPVAPYTAPGLPPGAPPLQESEHAPQEARSQDPGVMPPEVLVRNSLLELREEGLGGKLADLGSSMMSQDSEVPPGWECAGSGALQPPTSTPEVKRPAPAARKEAKEPKKSGESWFSRWLPGKKRTEAHLPDDKNKSIVWDEKKNRWVDVNEPEEEKKAPPPPPTSLPKSPLTVPSGPGGPPRASVNMFSRKAAGARARYVDVFNPGGPQRSEPALAPAEFFAPLAPLPIPAHLFGPNTGAEEAPPAEGAGREGQAPMGGPANPEPASEPQAFSSAAAFPGPELPHTREDGSQGGELSRCSSMSSLSREVSQHFYQAPSDHPPAGGAPGAAVPFYSPAQFTQASAPSGGSRMGRIGQRKYPALS; this is encoded by the exons ATGCAGCCACCACCCCAGGCAGCCCCATCAGGCGTGGTTGGGCCACCTCCAGCTGGGACTCCTCAGAGCATGTTCTGGTCCAACAGACCATATAGAAGACAGGCAAATAACAATGCACCCGTGACTCCAATAACTTGCCCACTGCAGCCAGTGACCGATCCATTTGCTTTTAGTAGACAGACGCTACAAAATACATCGTTAGGCGGTTCGTCCAAAAGCAGCCCGCCCATGCTGCAAGGCCCAGCCCCACCAGCGTTCCTTCAGCGCCCTGGTCTGCCTGTGCCTCACACAAATTCTGGGGATACCCCCCAAGGACCGGTGTCGCAGCCCAGAGCAGATGGCGGTCTTTTTGCCAGCGTGTTGACCCCTTCAGCACCATCGGAGCCCGAGGTGAACAGGAGTGCTGAGGTTGCTCCCAGCTCAGAACCCGAAGTTCAGACTCTGCCGTATTCTCAGTACATTCCAGGAGCGGGTGCTGACAGTTCTCACGGAGGCCATCCGCACACAAACGTGCTTGGGCCTGATAGGCTCCTGAGCAGCCAGAACCCGCCTGACAGTGCTGCAGCGTTAGCACCAtcccctttcttccctcagcCTCGTCAGCAAATGCCAGGACAGTGGGGACCCGGGCAGGGAGGCCCACAACCCTCAGGTCAACATTATTGGCCCCGCCCAGAAGGACCTGTTCAGAACGCGGTGCCTCATACCTCCAGCGTTTCTCAGTTCCCTGCTCCGGCCAACCCGCATCTTGGTCCTGGCCACGAGCAGTTCAGCTCACTGGTGTCTTTGCCAGGATCCTTAGCCAGTGATGGAAGCAATGAGGTGGCCTACCTGCAAAGTGGAAAccattcaagaaataattttgatCCTGAAAATGCATTCAGGCAAAATTCTAGGGCTGGGAATACTTGGGCGAGCCAGGAGCTCAGGCCAAGTCCAGGAGTGAATAAAGAGCAGTTGCCAGACCTTGCTCTTGTTAATCCCCTTGCTCAGGGAAATAGCCCAGAAAGCCATTTGCACTACCCCCCAGGGGCTGGGACCAGCCGAGCCCTGTCAGAAGCGGACTCGGGGGCTCTCTCCATGTTTTTTCagggtggggagacagaaaatGAGGAGAACCTCTCATCTGAAAAAACAGACACTGCTGGTCAGTCTGACTTCGACGGCTTCTCCCCCAGCCCCGCGCTTGGTCACCCTCCTGTACATGTGGGAGCAGGCGGCATTTACCAGGCCCTTCCCAAAGGTTCCAACAGTGAGGCCGCGCAGCAGGGAGGACACCCGCAaccttatttttttcagtctgcAGGCGCCCAGCCTGATCGACCCACCGCGGCCAGCGCTGCCGTCGCTGCGTGGGGCAGTGCAGCAAGTGCAGGGGCGCATGCGGCCAGCAGCTCGCAGTCTGAGAATGTGGAAGACCTAGAATTCATTCAGAATCAAGAAGTTCTGCCAAGTGAGCCCCTGAGTTTGGATCCTTCCTCCCCAAGCGATCAGGTCAGATACGGGCCCCTTCCTGGGCCAGCCGTCCCCAGGCTCGGTGTTGTGGGCCACGCTGGAGGTGGGGGTCCAAATCTCGAGGCCCCGGATTCAACGCCACACCCCGTGCGGTCTGATAGCGTGTCATCCGGTTACAGCAGCAAGAGCCACAGGAATCTTTCGAGTGCAGCCAGGCCCCAAGACGTAGGTACTTTCATTCAGCAAGAAGTTGGAAAACCTGAAGATGAGTCTTCGGGGAGTTTTTTTAAGCAAATTGATTCTTCTCCTGTGGGAGGAGAGACAAACGGGACCACCGTGAGCCAGAATCACCACAGCAGCCTGTCCCAGACCTCAGCCCCAAGCCCCCCAAAACCCACTGGAATATTTCAGACAAGCGCAAATAGTTCTTTTGAACCAGTGAAATCCCACTTAGTTGGAGTAAAACCCGTCGAGGCCGATCGCGCCAACGTGGTGGGTGAGGTGAGAGGGACCATTGCCCACCAGAAGCAGTGCAGACCCGCTGCTGCCCCACCCGACACTTCCCCCGGCAACCTGGAGCAGCCACCGGACAACATGGAGACCCTGTTCACACTCCAGGCCTGCTCTCCGCCCTTTCCCGTACCTGTGGAGCCCGGGTACGGGCTCGTACATGCCGGGGGGCCACCCTTGGAAACTGTGCCCCTGGCAGCTGAGAAAAGGCCTTTGGCCAGAGCCCAGGGAGCCGTGAAGTGTGATAGCCCAGTGACAACGTTGTGGGCACAGAACGAGTTGCCAGATTTTGGAGGCAACGTCCTTCTAGCCCCAGCTGCTCCTGCGTTGCACGTGCCCGTGAAATCACAGCCATCCGAAGTGATCCAGCCGCCAGATGAGGGCACGTCCGCTCCGCAGTCCCAGCAGCCAGGCTCCGGCCTCCCTCTGCACAGTGGGGACGGCATTGGTGCTTCTGAGAACCTCGAGAACCCTCCCAAGATGGGAGAAGAGGAGGCCCTCCCGTCACAGGCAAGTTCTGGCTATGCCAGTCTGTTATCCTCACCACCCACTGAATCTTTGCAGAATCAACCAGTCTTGATTGCCCAGCCTGATCAAAGCTATAATTTGGCTCAGCCCATTAATTTTTCTGTGTCCTTATCGAGTCCTAATGAGAAGAATCAGCCCTGGAGAGATGGTTTGGTGGGGGATAAACCCTCGGCAAGCAGCCGGGCTGTGGGGGGAGACTCTGGAGACAGTGCTCCTGTGTCTGGGATCGTGGCTGGCTCTCTCACCCGCTCACCTCTGCCTACTAGTCTCACGCACAGTAGTTTTCCACAAGTTCCTGGTACTTTGGAAATAGTTTCTAATCAACCTGCTAATTTGCTGGTTCAGCCACCACCTCATCCAGTTCCAAAGAACTTGCTTTCAGAAAGCCAGAAGATCGGTAATGCAAAGAACGTTCTTCCCGAGTTGGTTTGTAGCCCTGCTGGAAGCGCAGGCGTGATGTTAGTGCCACCTGCAAATGCTACCTCGGTACCTGCTGGTAATAAGGCAGATCACTCCAGTCACTGGGAAGAAGCTTCTGGAGCCCTAGACTTCACACTAAATAGGACTTTGGAAAATCCTCTAAGAATGTATAGCCCATCCCATTCTGACAGCTCTGCGTGTCAGCACACCGTCAGCAGTCATCCGAGACAACCTGGGCCAGGGCCACATAACTCAGACCATTTCTACCAACAGGTGACAAAAGACGCTCAGGAACAGCGTGGCCCAGAGAGAGCCCAGCAAGAGCCAGCACCACCTCCCCCACAAGGGCCCAAAGCAACATGTACAGATCCTTCAAACCCAGGAGGTCCACCCGTGCAGGGACAGCCCCAGAACTCGGTCCCACCACCCGCAAGCCCAGCTCCAGCTGACGCAGGTCAGCCGCTGCCGCCTCGGCCGCCTCGGTCTTCCAGCGCATCGGTCGTGTCTACCAGCTCGAGCCAGGCAGCCATGCGGTCAGACCAGCACTGGCTGCAGCCGCCTCCTCCAGACTTGGCATCTTACTACTATTACAGACCCTTGTATGATGGCTACCAGTCCCATTACCCCTCGCCATACCCACCGGAGCCTGGCACGGCCCCCCTCTATTACCAG GACGTCTATGGCCTGTACGAGCCCAGGTACAGGCCCTATGACAGTGCGGCGTCTGCCTATGCTGAGAGCTACCGCTACTCCGAGCCTGAGCGACCCAGCTCCCGAGCAAGTCACTGCTCAGACCGGCCAGCTGCCAG GCCAGGGTACCCTGACGGTTACTACAGTTCCAAAAGTGGGTGGAGCAGCCAGAGCGACCACTATGCGGATTATTACTCCGGCCAGTACGATTACGCAG ACCCAGGTCGCTGGGACCGGTGCCACTATGGTTCCAGATTCAGGGATCCCCGCACCTGGGACCGGAGGTATTGGTATGATGCTGAATACGACGCGTACAGGAAGGAAAGCTATGCTTATGGCGACAG GCCCGAGAGGTACGACGACCCCTGGAGGTACGACCCTCGCTTCACCGGCAGTTTTGACGACGACCCCGAGCCCCACAGGGACCCGTACGGGGAAGAGGCAGACAGGCGCAGCGTGCACAGCGAGCGCTCGGCCCAGAGCCTGCGCAGCAGTTTCAGCTCCCACTCACGTCAG AGTCAGGTTTACAGAAATCACGGCGTGACTGCTGCTCCCTATGAGGCCCCAcaccccccaggctccctgcccggCGATTACGCCTACGGGGCCTATGGCAGCAATTTTGGCGGTGCCCAGGGCTTCCCAGAGTACGGCTACCCCGCCGAAGCTGGCTGGCCCTCCACGGAGCAAG CTCCGTCAAGACCAACTTCTCCTGAGAAGTTCTCAGTGCCTCATGTCTGTGCCAGGTTCGGGCCTGGGGGTCAGCTCATTAAAGTGATTCCGAACCTGCCTTCGGAGGGACAGCCCACGCTGGTTGAGATTCACAGCATGGAG ACTTTGCTGCAGCACACGCCGGAGCAGGAGGAACTGCGCTCGTTCCCAGGACCGCTCGGCAA AGATGACACCCATAAAGTGGATGTTATTAATTTTGCACAGAACAAAGCTACAAAATGTTTGCAGAACGAAAATTTAATTGACAAAGAGTCTGCAAGTCTCCTTTGGAATTTCATTGTTCTCTTGTGCAGACAGAATGGG ACCGTGGTGGGAACAGACCTTGCAGAGCTTTTGTTACGAGACCACAAAACTGCGTGGCTTCCTGGGAAGTCACCCAACGAGGCCAACCTGATTGATTTTACTAACGAGGCTGTGGAGCAAGTGGAGGAAGAGGAGTCCGGGGAGGCCCAGCTCTCGTTTCTGACTGACAGCCAAGCAGCTAGCAGCAGTGCTCTGGAAAAGGAGACGGAGAGGTTCCGGGAGCTGCTGCTGTACGGCCGTAAGAAG GATGCTTTAGAGTCTGCGATGAAAAACGCCTTATGGGGTCATGCTCTGTTACTTGCAAGTAAGATGGACAGCCGGACACACGCCCGTGTCATGACCAG GTTCGCCAACAGTCTTCCGATCAACGACCCTTTGCAGACAGTGTACCAGCTGATGTCGGGGCGGATGCCTGCTGCGTCCACG TGTTGCGGAGATGAGAAGTGGGGAGATTGGAGACCACATCTTGCTATGGTTTTGTCCAACCTGAGCAGCAACGTGGATGTGGAGTCCAGGGCGATGGCCACCATGGGTGACACTCTGG CTTCGAAAGGTCTCCTCGATGCTGCGCATTTCTGCTACCTCATGGCCCAGGTCGGACTGGGGCTctatacaaagaaaaccacaaaacttgTCTTAATTGGATCGAACCACAG TTTGCCGTTTTTAAAGTTTGCCACCAACGAAGCTATTCAGAGGACGGAAGCCTACGAATATGCCCGGTCTCTCGGGGCACAGAcctgctccttccccagtttCCAG GTGTTCAAGTTCATCTACTCCTGCCGCCTGGCCGAGATGGGGCTGGCCACGCAGGCGTTTCACTACTGCGAGGTGATTGCCAAGAGCATCTTGCTGCAGCCCCACAAGTACTCGCCCGTGCTCATCAGCCAGCTGGTGCAG ATCGCGTCCCAGCTGCGCCTCTTCGACCCGCAGCTGAGAGAGAAGCCGGAGGAGGAGGCCTTTGTGGAGCCCGCCTGGTTGGTCCGGCTGCAGAGTGTGGACAAGCAGGTCAAG GAGGGCGCCACGGCGTGGAGTCAGGACGGGACCTTCCCCCAGCGCTGTCCCAGCACCCCGAGCTCAGAGGCGGGGCAGTATGACGGGCCAGCACTCTCCCAGCCGGGGGGCCCGGGCACCGGCAATCCGCTGCTGGCACCACCTGTGCCCAGCACTGAGCACTTTGGCCAGGGGGTGCGGCTGCTGCCTTCAG CTCCGCCGACGCTCCCCGACAGCCATCTGGCCCTGCCCGCCAGGGTGCCCCTGTTCCCGGTGCCCTCGCCCCCGGGCCCTGTTGAGCTGGGGCCTGGCTGTGGACCCTCGGGGGCTGCCCTTAGCTTTCCAGAGCCCTCTGGGCCTGACCCCGTGGCTCCGTACACGGCGCCTGGCCTGCCACCTGGCGCACCACCTCTGCAAGAAAGTGAGCATGCGCCCCAGGAGGCCCGGAGCCAGGACCCAG GGGTGATGCCACCGGAGGTGCTTGTTAGAAACTCGCTTCTGGAGCTGAGAGAAGAGGGTCTTGGCGGAAAATTGGCTGATCTg GGCTCCTCCATGATGTCACAGGACTCCGAGGTCCCCCCGGGGTGGGAGTGTGCCGGCTCCGGTGCTCTGCAGCCACCGACGTCCACGCCCGAAGTGAAGAGACCTGCGCCAGCAGCCAGGAAAGAGGCCAAGGAGCCCAAGAAG AGTGGCGAGTCCTGGTTCTCTCGTTGGCTCCCTgggaagaaaaggacagaagCTCATTTGCCAGACGACAAGAACAAATCG ATCGTCTGGGATGAGAAGAAGAACCGATGGGTGGACGTGAATGAGCCAGAGGAGGAG AAGAAGGCTCCGCCCCCACCACCAACCTCGCTCCCCAAGTCTCCACTCACTGTGCCCTCCGGTCCTGGAGGGCCCCCGAGGGCTTCTGTGAACATGTTTTCTAGGAAAGCAG CTGGAGCCAGAGCACGCTACGTGGATGTTTTCAACCCGGGGGGGCCCCAGCGGAGTGAGCCAGCTCTTGCTCCAGCAGAGTTCTTTGCTCCTCTTGCCCCGCTCCCGATTCCTGCTCACTTGTTTGGACCAAACACAG GCGCAGAGGAAGCCCCGCCTGCAGAGGGGGCTGGCAGGGAAGGGCAGGCGCCCATGGGGGGTCCGGCCAACCCAGAGCCGGCCTCGGAGCCCCAG GCGTTCAGCTCGGCGGCGGCGTTCCCTGGCCCTGAGCTCCCACACACCCGCGAGGACGGCTCCCAGGGCGGAGAG CTGTCACGCTGTAGTTCAATGAGTTCATTATCACGCGAAGTAAGCCAGCATTTTTATCAG GCTCCCAGCGACCACCCCCCTGCAGGGGGCGCCCCCGGGGCAGCCGTGCCCTTCTACAGCCCCGCTCAGTTCACACAG